A window of Nicotiana tabacum cultivar K326 chromosome 24, ASM71507v2, whole genome shotgun sequence contains these coding sequences:
- the LOC107822957 gene encoding uncharacterized protein LOC107822957 gives MGSTAYTGVYNSLLCKTRASSLMGISSFPLMEPIMRPEITNSQRHLRVGISPSLRNVSYNMGLKKVPLIITRASSKPSDSSDEALGQNKTPFGYTRKDVILIGVGVTLLGYGLKSGLEFLGFDPLQAGNVVQLVLVLGLTVGWISTYIFRVSNKEMTYAQQLRDYESKVMEKRLESLTEAELQVLLEQVEEEKSRLASGKEVK, from the exons ATGGGTTCCACAGCGTATACTGGTGTATATAACAGCCTTTTATGCAAAACTAGAGCTTCTTCTTTGATGGGTATTTCTTCTTTTCCGTTGATGGAACCAATAATGAGACCAG AAATAACTAACTCCCAAAGACATCTCAGAGTAGGAATTTCCCCTTCCCTGAGGAATGTATCCTACAACATGGGCTTGAAGAAAGTTCCACTTATAATCACCAGAGCCAGCTCAAAACCGAGTGACAGTAGCGATGAAGCTCTTGGCCAGAATAAG ACACCATTTGGCTATACGAGAAAGGATGTTATATTGATTGGCGTTGGAGTTACCCTTCTAGGGTATGGCTTAAAGAGTGGATTAGAG TTCTTGGGATTTGACCCTTTACAAGCTGGAAATGTAGTTCAATTAGTCCTGGTTTTGGGTCTAACAGTTGGATGGATATCAACATATATCTTCCGGGTTTCAAACAAGGAAATGACATATGCTCAACAATTACGAGACTATGAAAGCAAAGTCATGGAG AAAAGATTAGAGAGCTTAACAGAAGCAGAGTTGCAAGTATTGCTTGAGCAGGTCGAAGAAGAGAAGAGTCGTCTGGCTAGTGGTAAAGAGGTCAAATAG